gttccgaaatcgCCCTGCACGTACAGCCGGCCGTCGCCTGCGAGCAGCAGGAtgccgttgttgttgcagCACACCCGCGCGAACCCATCGCGATCGGGGAACAGGTGCGTCCACTCGTCGAGCGACCCGTTCCGGCTGCGATGCACCGTGCCGCTGTCCGCCTTGATGCAGAATATCCAATTTCCCTCGGTGTCGAAGTCGGTCACGTCCCGCTCGAGGCAGCGCAGCTCGACGGTTTTGTCCGTGGCGCGGTGCACCCCCTGCAGCAGCACCCCGTTCGCGTCGAGCAGGATGTGCGTTTCGCCAAGGACGCGCAGTTTGACGCCGCAGGCTGGCTCGTACCCTTCCGGGTGCACTATCGACAGCTTGCCTTCCTCGCTCAGGTCACAGTAAATGGACACCAGCTCGGTGGCagccattgtgtgtgtgtggaggggggggcgggttttgttttgctttgcgatGGGGCAGGTGCGGGTTCACAGCTTTTCCTCGGACTAGATGTGGAATCTCATGTTGACGAAATGGAAACGAAATGGCTACAGCGCCCTTAAAGATACATCGCTTCCGTATTCTTGAGGTTGAGTCACtaaaaatagatttttatCTTGCAGTTCTTTTGTACACGAGCTTTCATGGTGCTTTGTTATTGTTATGAAAGCAGGACCATCGCAACCCACTGACAGGTGTTCCAAGTGACAGCCTGCGTAACGTTCGCACAGGGTAgcacattatttttattcaacgTTATCGATTTGTGTTTTATAAACAATGACAAAATTAGAGtttataaaaatacaaaataggaTTAAATTCGTAATCAATCCACTTTTTGCCATTAAATCATGATAAAATggtcattttttaattttagtttgtaaaatcaaaatgtgttttcgctgCATATTCTGCCAACCCTGCTCGAGCTGTCAAACTAGGCGACCTGATGTGACGGAGAAACAACAAATGCTCGTGTTGTTGAATTTCGGTACCGATTTTTCACTTGTTTCTGTGTGAAAATGTCCGTAAAACACACCACAGAGAAGGCATTGCAGATGCTAAGGACGCTACCACGCGTCACTATCGGAAATATACGCGACAACCCACAATCGAAGCAAAACGTAAGTTGATAAGACCGGGAGAACTCCGTTCCCCCACCGGTACCTTTACATAACCATAACAAACTACATCACGGCCAACCCGCGCATGCTTTTGCTTGTAGGTAAAGCGCGGCCGCGGCCAACACGGTGGCGATAAGCATGGCGCCGGAAACAAGGGTTCGGGCCAGCGCCAGAACTACATGCGGCTCGGGTACGAAACGGGCAACACACCGTTCTACATGCGCTTCAGCTACGAGCCGTACTACAAGGGGCACCACCTCAAGCGCGAGTACCCGCCGGTCAGCCTGCACCAGCTGCAGAAGCTGATCGACACGGACCGGCTGGATCACCGGGCACCGATCGACCTGACGACGATCTGCAACACGGGCCTGTTCGAGGTACGGCCCGACCTGCTCCATCACGGCGTCCAGCTGACGGACGAAGGGGCGGACGATTTTAAGGCCAAAATCAACATCGAGGTGCAGCACGCGCCCGAATCGGTGATTGCGGCCATCGAGCGCAATGGGGGCGTGATCCGGACCGCCTACTACGATCCCCACAGCCTGTACGCGGTGGTCAATCCGAAGAAGTGGTTCGAGAAGGGTGTACCGATACCGCGCCGCATGCTGCCGCCGCAGGACGCGGTCGCGTACTACACCGACGCGCGCAACCGTGGCTATCTGGCGGATCCGGAGCAAATCAGCGAGCAGCGGTTGGTGCTGGCGCAGAAGTATGGCTACACGCTGCCAAAGATTGAGGACGATCCGGACTACGCGATGCTGACGGAGAGCAAAGATCCGCGGCAGATTTTCTACGGCCTCAATCCCGGGTGGGTGATAAGCTTAAAGGATCGGGCGATCATACGGGAAAAGCAGTGAGTGAAAGCCGGTCCTGGTAAGTTGTTGGCAGGAAGTTGTAGTTTAAAACCGTGGAATACACGCAGTGTTTCGAGGATAAGCAAATTGTAATTTCGTTTACGTGTGGAACTGTTTACGTGTGTCCGAAAGATTGTTCCGGCAAGGTGCAAGGTGAATAGTTCATAATTCAACATGTGCTTTCGGTTATTCGTTTCGGTCTAAATtatatttcacaaaaatccGTTACGTTAGATTGGGTGTGTTCTATGTGCAATAAGGAGATTTATTGTATTTAATACTAAACATTATCTACTACAAGAAAATCAAGCCTTCGGCCGGTTTTTGCGCAACATTTTGTAACATCAGCGCGGACGTGGTTGAtgtgataacattttacaATAGATTTATTTAATGTCAAACGTAATGCTAAACGGCAACAAACGGCATTCCGCTGCCAGCTGCCCGTAAATCTAACGAAACAACGAACGTTAAACGAATTTCCCTCCCCAAACGTTAGATTTAAAACATTGCCCACCCCTTGTCGCGATTCCCTGCGCTCTGCATGCACTGTGCATTCCTTTGGCGGAGCCTAGCTTCCGGTGCGAAATCTTCGATCCCATACCACCATACCCCATCCCCCACTCTAAAATACTATTCGTCCCACTCGCCCCACAATCGTATGGATGGCCACCGCCAACGGAGCGACCAAGAGCCCCCGTTGCACCATCGCACCGGCCCCACTGCGGAAGCTATTAATCTCGAGCTCGTCGAAATCGTAATGCTGCGTGTGGTTGTAGTTGGCAAAGTACCAATCCATATCCTCCCGCTTGCGGATCTCGTTGACGCTGTCCGCCCCACCGCCATGATGGTGGCTGGACGGGGACAGATCGATAATGTTCGGCGAGCCGAAATGGCGATCGCCACCACCGGCGTCCGTTTCGATTTTCGGCACTACCCGGTGCGGCGCGCCAGGCGTAGTGTTGGGGAAGTACGGTGTAACGGTGGAGGAGACGGGTGCCGGCACTTTCTCGACCATGCCCTTGCCGGGCGGTGGTCTGTGCGGTTGGCCGGGCGCGATCAGCGCGGACAGTGACGAGGGcgtgttgctggtgctgtcgTACAGCTCGGGACGGGTGGGTGTGCGGGCCAGCTCACGGATCATTGGGTTGGGCGTGGTGAAGGCTTTGTTAAATCCTCCGCCAACGGTCGATCCGATCGTTGGGGTGGCCAGCTCGATCGAAAGCCGTGTGGTAAGCTCATGATCGTTGTGTGACGATCCTGGCTGAGCTTTCACCTTCCCATCGATGTCCTCGTCGTTTTCGGCCGCTTCCTCATCTTCCTCTACCGCCTCTCCCtcgtcgtcttcttcttcgtcctcTTCCTCCATCTCGGAATGGGGCACCACCGAGCCGGTCGAATTACTTCCACCCGCACTGCTAAGCTTCTCGCTAACATCGGGACGCTTCGCAACCATCGGCGGAGGAGCGGCCACGTCCTGCTTGCCTGGGATGTGATGCGTTATACCATCGACAAAGTACGGCGCACTGTTGTGGGACGGTTTAATCGTCGCCTCAAACTTGTTCTGCTGCAGATAGCGCGTCGGTTCGGTAACGAGCGGTACGCGCTCGTTAAACTCGGCCGGCCACTTGCCCGGCGGTTCGTGTGTGTAGTTTTGATTGATCACTTTCAGCGTCGGATCGGTAATGGGTGTGAAACCACCCACCGCACCCGGTAGCATCGGTGTAAAGCCACCCTGCTGGACGTCCACCGAGGGCGGCTGCCGGTAGGATGTCTGGAAGAAGGGCCGATAGAAGAGATTGTTCTCGTTTGTAGCGCCCGCGTTTTTGTCCAGCGGATCGGTCGGCGCTTTGAGCGTTACCGTGGACTCCGTCTTGCCACCGTCGGCCCGATAGATGGTGCTCTGTTCCGGTTCGCCCTGCTTGTACACCTGCACCCGTCCCTTGGCGCGGGATCCGCCCGACGCACGGTTGTTTGCGTTGCGACCGGCAGCTCCGCCGAACATTTTGCCAATGTTTAGGCTCGGTATGGGCAGCCCGAAGAAGGTGAACGGGGATCCGGAATCTTGGCCCCCaggggatggtggtggtggtggtggagcgcCTCCCGGTGGCCGTTGGAACTGGTTGAACTTATTGTTGTTGAAGTCGACAAAGTTTGTGGTGTAGTTCCGTCGATCTTGCGGCGGATCTTGCGCGAACGGGGTGGTGTTGTTGAAGCGCTGCCCATTCGCTAGCCGGGTATCGTTCAGCGCGTTCGGGTAGTCCACGTACTGGTCGTAGAAATAGTCACTATCACCGGGGGATGGTGAACCTGCGTGGAAGGGAGGAGTGGGGCCGGGTGGCAGTTCGTAGTTTTCTGAACCAGCACATTCGTCGTAATCAAGCGCCCGGACAAACACATCGCCATGATCGTTCGTCAGTGGATGATCTCCCTGATGGCCTGATGGTGCCGTTCTGGCTCCCGACTGACAGTCAGTGCGCGACAGTCGCATGTCTAGCAGCATCTTCCCATCCCTACAGCGCGGTCCAGGGTAAAGACTTCGACTTTCCTGCAGCCAAGCCATGTACCACAGCATATCGCAACTACAATCCAAAGGATTACCTGGAAATATTGGCAAAGGAAGTCACACATTAATGGCAAGATATTTGACCAGCACACTTCCATTCTACTAACCATCCACATCCAGTATGGCAATGTTCGTGCGCAAACTGCGAAAGATCGGCTCCGGCACGCGTGACATCTGGTTGTTGCGCATGCTGAGCACCCGCAACCGTGGCATCGTCGCGAACGGTTCACCCTGGATGCCACAAATCTTGTTATTGTCCAGCTTCAGCTCCACCAACCAGTCCAGTCCGCGCAGTGGGCTCGGTGTGATCTTGCGTATGCTATTCCCAGTAAGGTCAAGTACCTCCAAGTTCCGTACACTTCTCAGACCAACACTGTCGAGACTGCGGAATTGATTGGCGGAAAGGTTGAGGTACACGATCGAGGGAGATCGGAAGAAACTGTACGGGGAGATGTATCGCAGGTTGTTCTGTTGCAGATGAACGGCCTGCGAAGAAGATTGAGTTTAAATAAGTTAGATATAGCCAAACGATCACTTCCTCTAAACCCAACGCACCTGCAAATTGGGAAGATCCTCAAAGACGCGCTCCTTCAACTCGCTCAGCTTGTTGTCCGCCAGCACAAGCTCTTGCAGTTCGGGTAAATTTCTCAGCGACCCATGCTCCAGCAACGTCAACTCATTGCTCGAAAGATCCAGATactgc
This genomic interval from Anopheles merus strain MAF chromosome 3L, AmerM5.1, whole genome shotgun sequence contains the following:
- the LOC121598931 gene encoding 39S ribosomal protein L15, mitochondrial, with amino-acid sequence MSVKHTTEKALQMLRTLPRVTIGNIRDNPQSKQNVKRGRGQHGGDKHGAGNKGSGQRQNYMRLGYETGNTPFYMRFSYEPYYKGHHLKREYPPVSLHQLQKLIDTDRLDHRAPIDLTTICNTGLFEVRPDLLHHGVQLTDEGADDFKAKINIEVQHAPESVIAAIERNGGVIRTAYYDPHSLYAVVNPKKWFEKGVPIPRRMLPPQDAVAYYTDARNRGYLADPEQISEQRLVLAQKYGYTLPKIEDDPDYAMLTESKDPRQIFYGLNPGWVISLKDRAIIREKQ
- the LOC121598929 gene encoding protein artichoke, with product MIAVSRGKMSSESTSVRSCKARSMAPTPSATCCYWRRISWMRQLLCLLVLLCCTVSTVVGQRDTICPPQDIILPCRCSQRGSEIQIWCSHSDLPRVLMGLKAVSKSIVRPIDELILENNFLPSLPGRTFAPLNILRLMLRHNGLERLSNGWLNDLDKSLVEIFIVERNLRSIPVDSLTGLRKLEAVTIQSENLKRLPDFSGLPKLRYINVQSGSLIELAPQYFRDLASLETLHVTGSSSLNRLEAGLFNDLPKLQLINLSENGISWVHLRTFVGLPALKTLQLSGNKITDAGMIGRAVKDIHNLQVLRMDRNMISKLSEGSFVDLPLLKELYLNDNGITEIFHGAFHRTPSLKLVHLENNYLRRVHPESFLQASGSGVEMMHLQQNEIGRVEELRSLLDALPMLRFLDLSHNKLEAIPFGALRGHGTLEQLYLNQNRIRMIERDAFMAMPGLRELRLQNNSLHDQLPMPFWNLPGLKGIDISYNSFRRMDPNLLVGVPSLRRLDISGNTLSVIDAAAFAHTPMLETVNISFNELSLIHSATFRDLNHMFELDAGNNKLQEFIPGLPVAVERVNLHGNMITQLPPPTTASQLWDLPNLRMLDISANQLTRLPRAVFKPTPQLRVLSLARNQLQSVDDGSLSGLSRLEILNLQDNRVLALHERCFSPLENLRELNLQGNRIEVLVDNLLDSNALLEQFDASRNSIVEISPKAFRNSRSLQTLDLSSNQLRELPESLSGLAELRELDVSFNQLTELSPNVLVSWRNLEELKVSNNKVNQLHQGSLRNLPLLQYLDLSSNELTLLEHGSLRNLPELQELVLADNKLSELKERVFEDLPNLQAVHLQQNNLRYISPYSFFRSPSIVYLNLSANQFRSLDSVGLRSVRNLEVLDLTGNSIRKITPSPLRGLDWLVELKLDNNKICGIQGEPFATMPRLRVLSMRNNQMSRVPEPIFRSLRTNIAILDVDGNPLDCSCDMLWYMAWLQESRSLYPGPRCRDGKMLLDMRLSRTDCQSGARTAPSGHQGDHPLTNDHGDVFVRALDYDECAGSENYELPPGPTPPFHAGSPSPGDSDYFYDQYVDYPNALNDTRLANGQRFNNTTPFAQDPPQDRRNYTTNFVDFNNNKFNQFQRPPGGAPPPPPPSPGGQDSGSPFTFFGLPIPSLNIGKMFGGAAGRNANNRASGGSRAKGRVQVYKQGEPEQSTIYRADGGKTESTVTLKAPTDPLDKNAGATNENNLFYRPFFQTSYRQPPSVDVQQGGFTPMLPGAVGGFTPITDPTLKVINQNYTHEPPGKWPAEFNERVPLVTEPTRYLQQNKFEATIKPSHNSAPYFVDGITHHIPGKQDVAAPPPMVAKRPDVSEKLSSAGGSNSTGSVVPHSEMEEEDEEEDDEGEAVEEDEEAAENDEDIDGKVKAQPGSSHNDHELTTRLSIELATPTIGSTVGGGFNKAFTTPNPMIRELARTPTRPELYDSTSNTPSSLSALIAPGQPHRPPPGKGMVEKVPAPVSSTVTPYFPNTTPGAPHRVVPKIETDAGGGDRHFGSPNIIDLSPSSHHHGGGADSVNEIRKREDMDWYFANYNHTQHYDFDELEINSFRSGAGAMVQRGLLVAPLAVAIHTIVGRVGRIVF